In one Caballeronia sp. M1242 genomic region, the following are encoded:
- a CDS encoding DUF4148 domain-containing protein → MKLVMRIVAAALIASPVAAMAQQGLTRDQVKQDLQQLEQAGYRPAAREAFYPNDIEAAEARVHGGTAYGASPEGTSASGGALSNTPSQQMPQ, encoded by the coding sequence ATGAAACTCGTCATGCGTATCGTCGCCGCCGCGCTCATCGCCTCGCCCGTCGCCGCGATGGCCCAGCAAGGCCTCACGCGCGATCAGGTCAAGCAGGACCTTCAGCAACTGGAGCAGGCCGGCTATCGGCCGGCGGCACGCGAGGCGTTCTATCCCAATGACATCGAGGCCGCGGAAGCGCGCGTGCATGGAGGCACGGCGTATGGCGCATCGCCGGAAGGCACGTCGGCCTCGGGCGGTGCGTTGTCGAATACGCCTTCGCAGCAGATGCCGCAATAG